In the genome of Spirochaetia bacterium, one region contains:
- a CDS encoding lysophospholipase, with translation MKKRWVLLLFSLMVSSVLYAGTDGSKEACPSDQILKITAYDGVTFLGRLRLPAERPVKKLVIYVNGSGPNTYDNKRSLGDGTVFSYFDLFAEKCNDEGTGFFSYDTRGVTPSDQPPTFSTIDQKLYQTYRPTNEIQDIETIIRTLQAIPCLHSAKIILLGWSCGTMVAAEVALKKKVQVDALILAGYMNDTMDETITWQNSGIPSMMFYRRYFDADKDGTVSAKEFSDDPYHILPALGMDMDHDFEKLDTNKDGKLDAADFALMLAPYLAQLKEAIDTGNDEWIATHYGVRLTSGWFMDYRNHMPANREVLPRLDIPIYIFQGTEDRNVPMQGALDIKDTFKELGKTNLVVHVFPGHDHDLNYMTYPLGKGLSEGFQEIFRTIGKL, from the coding sequence ATGAAAAAACGGTGGGTCTTGTTGCTTTTTTCTCTGATGGTGTCTTCTGTCCTGTATGCAGGAACCGATGGCTCCAAGGAAGCCTGTCCTTCTGACCAGATACTCAAGATTACTGCATACGATGGCGTTACATTCCTCGGAAGGTTACGCCTGCCAGCGGAACGTCCGGTCAAGAAACTGGTAATCTACGTCAATGGTTCCGGTCCGAATACCTACGATAACAAACGGTCTTTGGGCGACGGGACTGTATTTTCCTATTTCGATCTGTTTGCTGAAAAATGCAATGACGAGGGCACAGGTTTCTTCAGCTATGATACCCGTGGAGTCACTCCTTCCGACCAGCCACCTACATTCTCCACCATAGACCAAAAGCTATACCAGACCTATCGTCCGACCAATGAAATCCAAGATATAGAAACTATCATCAGGACTCTCCAGGCCATTCCCTGCCTGCACTCAGCAAAAATCATCCTCCTTGGATGGAGCTGCGGTACCATGGTCGCTGCGGAAGTAGCACTGAAAAAGAAAGTCCAGGTAGATGCACTTATCTTGGCTGGATATATGAACGACACGATGGATGAAACGATCACATGGCAGAACAGCGGCATACCAAGCATGATGTTCTATCGTCGGTACTTTGATGCTGACAAGGACGGGACCGTTTCCGCAAAGGAATTTTCGGATGATCCATACCATATCCTCCCTGCCTTAGGCATGGACATGGACCATGATTTCGAAAAACTGGATACGAACAAGGATGGCAAGCTTGATGCTGCCGATTTTGCCCTGATGCTTGCTCCTTATCTTGCCCAGTTGAAAGAGGCAATCGATACAGGGAACGATGAGTGGATTGCTACGCATTACGGTGTCCGTCTGACCTCCGGCTGGTTCATGGACTATCGGAACCATATGCCTGCAAACCGTGAAGTCCTCCCCCGACTTGATATACCCATCTATATTTTCCAAGGAACCGAGGACAGGAATGTTCCCATGCAAGGGGCCTTGGATATCAAGGATACGTTCAAGGAACTTGGGAAAACAAACCTTGTCGTCCATGTTTTCCCCGGTCATGACCACGACTTGAACTATATGACGTATCCCCTTGGCAAAGGCCTTTCAGAAGGATTCCAGGAAATATTCCGGACTATTGGAAAACTGTGA
- a CDS encoding transposase: MGRKKDPNAKYRMKAFRSNGHRYAITTDPKINRKGIRVPDITVWGKLDEPFLFIPNIRFRLLSSDEKERFLFPEAWDLSRRYDRTGVPDDGPPYEGEDRYLLYGDSLMLDLLACDCGLKEDLETVFGRGRTAEILTIAYFRLIYGRSCSRLESSSKTQWYPSAGIDSSRITRLSQSVTKEQADRFMALRTSREGGAADWFGIDSTSISSHARDLADSRWGKNKEHDLARQVGLLVMYDMETGLPAHYRKLPGNIPDSRTLRLLLEELKSAGFSDYGLILDRAYLSKENLDLLVPEGIRAIFMAKTGDAKITKCIGEALSESGSITARGVFLRDHDCYAKDYEYPYCYRENEGKGHGTSVPQRLCLFFDPEARGAEDKALTVELLDEEESLLGHLEGGPAPDERLLKKFRRHFAVETDGDGTVISCSRDEEKIAGCRKRCGFFAIVCTNMDAREYPLGWVLSKYRMRDSQEKAFMYLKGWQGGRRLRTWTEPSTDGRVFFQFVALILNCYLHARYFSTSDGFRKRFATPWDVLDEMRSVRLVQLRGRSPKVSEFVGKQVDIFDEFGLEIPKGSRPGSRKKPKTSGKKKD, translated from the coding sequence ATGGGCAGGAAGAAGGATCCGAACGCAAAGTACCGGATGAAGGCATTCCGTTCAAACGGCCATAGGTATGCGATAACCACAGATCCCAAAATCAACAGGAAGGGCATCCGTGTCCCCGACATCACCGTCTGGGGCAAGCTTGACGAACCCTTCCTCTTCATCCCCAACATCCGCTTCAGGCTTCTTTCTTCCGATGAGAAGGAAAGGTTCCTCTTCCCCGAGGCATGGGACCTGTCCCGCCGGTATGACCGTACAGGGGTTCCCGACGACGGTCCCCCATACGAGGGTGAGGATCGGTACCTGCTCTACGGCGACAGCCTCATGCTTGACCTGCTTGCCTGCGACTGCGGGCTGAAGGAGGATCTCGAGACCGTCTTCGGTCGCGGGCGTACCGCCGAGATCCTCACCATCGCCTACTTCCGGCTCATCTACGGACGCAGCTGCAGCAGGCTCGAGTCGTCGTCAAAAACCCAGTGGTATCCTTCCGCAGGGATCGACTCCAGCAGGATAACGAGGCTGTCGCAGTCGGTCACCAAGGAGCAGGCCGACCGGTTCATGGCACTCCGCACCTCACGCGAGGGCGGGGCTGCCGACTGGTTCGGGATAGACAGCACCAGCATATCCAGCCATGCAAGGGACCTGGCGGATTCCCGATGGGGGAAGAACAAGGAACACGACCTCGCAAGGCAGGTGGGGCTGCTTGTCATGTACGACATGGAAACCGGCCTTCCCGCCCATTACCGGAAGCTTCCCGGAAACATCCCCGACTCCAGGACGCTGAGGCTATTGCTGGAGGAACTCAAGAGTGCGGGATTCAGTGACTACGGCCTCATCCTGGACAGGGCGTATCTCAGCAAGGAAAACCTGGATCTCCTCGTGCCGGAGGGGATCAGGGCCATATTCATGGCGAAGACCGGTGACGCAAAGATCACGAAATGCATCGGAGAGGCCCTTTCCGAAAGCGGGAGCATCACGGCCAGGGGAGTGTTCCTCAGGGACCACGACTGCTATGCCAAGGATTACGAGTACCCCTATTGCTACAGGGAAAACGAAGGGAAAGGCCATGGGACGTCGGTTCCGCAGAGGCTCTGTCTCTTCTTCGATCCCGAGGCCAGAGGCGCAGAGGACAAGGCGCTCACCGTGGAGCTGCTTGACGAGGAGGAGAGCCTCCTCGGTCACCTGGAGGGCGGCCCGGCGCCGGATGAGAGGCTCCTGAAGAAATTCCGCAGGCACTTTGCCGTCGAGACCGATGGTGACGGGACGGTCATCTCCTGCTCGAGGGACGAGGAGAAGATTGCGGGATGCAGGAAACGCTGCGGGTTCTTCGCGATCGTCTGCACGAACATGGATGCACGGGAGTATCCGCTTGGGTGGGTCCTTTCCAAATACCGGATGCGGGATTCCCAGGAGAAGGCTTTCATGTATCTGAAGGGCTGGCAGGGAGGAAGGAGGCTCCGGACCTGGACGGAGCCCAGTACCGACGGAAGGGTCTTCTTCCAGTTCGTCGCACTCATCCTCAACTGTTACCTCCATGCCCGCTATTTCTCCACGAGCGATGGTTTCAGGAAGCGGTTCGCGACTCCGTGGGACGTACTTGACGAGATGCGGTCTGTCAGGCTTGTCCAGCTCAGGGGCAGGTCCCCGAAGGTCTCGGAGTTCGTCGGGAAGCAGGTGGACATCTTCGACGAGTTCGGGCTGGAGATCCCCAAGGGTTCAAGGCCCGGTTCCAGGAAGAAGCCGAAAACAAGCGGTAAAAAGAAGGATTGA
- a CDS encoding PTS sugar transporter subunit IIA: MLEVRMEKIMQITDYLSEPSVLFLDSTDKNEVLASMVAHAARLGLVPDEHAFKKALLEREALMSTDIGWQVAIPHAKMPGIPEFFVIPTILSHDSDWGGGEGQTVRLIFLIGGPSGRQTDYLKILSKITLVIKNKTRRESLLKAQDAKSVLAAFAGL; encoded by the coding sequence ATGCTTGAGGTCCGAATGGAGAAAATCATGCAGATAACCGATTACCTTTCCGAACCTTCTGTGCTGTTTTTGGACAGTACTGACAAAAATGAAGTGCTTGCATCCATGGTAGCACATGCGGCCCGCTTAGGCCTCGTTCCCGATGAACACGCTTTCAAGAAAGCCCTTCTTGAACGTGAGGCTTTGATGAGTACCGATATCGGTTGGCAAGTTGCCATCCCACATGCAAAAATGCCCGGTATTCCTGAATTTTTCGTTATTCCGACCATCCTTTCCCATGATAGTGATTGGGGTGGAGGAGAAGGCCAGACAGTTCGCCTTATATTCCTGATCGGGGGTCCCTCCGGCAGACAGACTGATTATCTCAAGATTCTTTCGAAGATTACGCTTGTCATCAAGAATAAAACACGAAGAGAATCCCTTTTGAAGGCTCAGGATGCCAAGTCAGTACTTGCCGCATTCGCCGGACTATAG
- a CDS encoding cation:proton antiporter: MQTFLYLAAIFGAGYCIKLVSNAIKIPEVTGYVLLGVILGNSVVKLLTPEVLTALSSLSTIALSLIAFTIGIELKLDVIKRLGKSIFAIVTFESLGAFVVVLLVLRFIYKADSNTALLLGAVASATAPAATVAVIKQYKAKGPLTSTILAVVGLDDAAALIIYVFVEGFVSANLVGASVSVPAMLGSALLAICMALGLGFVSALLYRLILHNVKNNDSITLLLAAFLFALLGVSELLDVSELLSIMTFAMVVVNTTPTLSKKSENIVSAFSPLFLTAFFILGGAHLNIGLISKIGILGLCYFFARSAGKMGGATLGAILGKAPKKVRGYVGFALFPQVGVALALALAINKKFTMPRFGATGVALANTIINVLLFTTIITEIVGPMLTRLALTKAGETNNGTEHDA, from the coding sequence ATGCAAACTTTTTTATATCTCGCTGCTATTTTTGGTGCAGGCTATTGCATCAAATTGGTTTCCAACGCAATTAAGATTCCTGAAGTAACAGGATACGTTTTGCTTGGTGTCATCCTTGGAAATTCCGTAGTAAAACTGCTTACACCTGAAGTACTGACGGCTCTCAGTTCACTGTCGACTATCGCCTTGAGCCTGATAGCATTTACCATCGGCATCGAACTTAAGCTTGATGTGATCAAACGTCTTGGTAAAAGTATCTTTGCAATCGTTACTTTTGAAAGCCTTGGGGCATTTGTAGTGGTACTGCTTGTGCTTCGTTTCATTTATAAGGCTGATTCCAATACAGCATTGTTGCTTGGCGCTGTTGCTTCTGCCACCGCGCCTGCGGCAACGGTTGCAGTAATCAAGCAGTACAAGGCAAAGGGGCCATTGACCTCTACTATCCTGGCCGTCGTCGGCTTGGATGATGCTGCAGCTCTTATCATTTATGTCTTTGTAGAAGGATTCGTAAGTGCAAATCTTGTAGGTGCTTCCGTTTCGGTACCAGCCATGCTTGGCTCTGCCCTTCTTGCAATCTGCATGGCATTGGGGCTGGGATTCGTTTCAGCCCTTCTGTATCGGCTGATCCTGCACAACGTCAAGAACAATGACAGCATCACCTTGTTGCTTGCAGCTTTTCTTTTTGCCTTGCTTGGAGTAAGCGAATTGCTTGATGTTTCTGAATTGCTGTCAATCATGACGTTTGCCATGGTCGTTGTGAACACTACACCTACATTGAGTAAGAAAAGTGAGAATATTGTATCAGCTTTTTCTCCCCTTTTCCTTACAGCTTTCTTCATCCTTGGGGGTGCTCATCTCAATATCGGTCTGATCAGCAAGATTGGTATACTGGGGCTTTGTTACTTCTTTGCCAGAAGTGCAGGCAAGATGGGTGGTGCAACACTTGGAGCAATCCTTGGAAAAGCTCCGAAGAAAGTACGTGGTTATGTCGGCTTTGCTCTTTTCCCGCAGGTTGGCGTTGCCTTGGCTTTGGCATTGGCAATCAACAAGAAGTTTACCATGCCTAGGTTTGGTGCAACAGGAGTTGCTTTGGCAAATACCATTATAAATGTACTTCTGTTTACAACAATTATTACCGAAATAGTAGGTCCCATGTTGACCCGCCTTGCGTTGACGAAGGCTGGGGAAACAAACAATGGTACTGAACACGATGCATAG
- a CDS encoding MFS transporter: MTVLLIIIYLSFISLGLPDSLLGAIWPSLHLSLSVPVSYAGILSFIVSGGTVVSALSAMWLFKHVGTGKTIAFSTLLTSLALFGYSIVPSFWFLLPISLVLGLGAGAIDSALNNYVAVHYKARHMSFLHCCWGLGASIGPLILSAFLAKGSWQAGYRTIASIQLCLAAVQFVSMPLWKRNQQCEVRGEVLQVAERNSKTIPLACLAFFFYCSYETGSILWIATYFVKVLGADPVFAAKATSVLFIGITGGRFLSGLVSDTVGVVRMIYIGILLALLATIGFLFVSALYVALTFVFLIGLGMAPLYPSMIHRTPRRYGAVDSPRVIGLQMATAYVGSSIMPPVIGIISVRVGFRMLPIIGLVCLLCMLACTWIVEHSKPILI, encoded by the coding sequence ATGACTGTCCTGTTGATCATCATATATTTGTCTTTCATCAGCCTTGGACTTCCTGATAGCCTATTGGGTGCAATCTGGCCCTCGCTTCATCTGAGCCTGTCTGTTCCCGTAAGTTATGCCGGAATACTAAGCTTTATTGTGTCGGGAGGAACTGTCGTCTCAGCTTTGAGTGCCATGTGGCTTTTCAAACACGTGGGAACTGGCAAAACGATTGCCTTTTCTACACTGTTGACGTCTTTGGCACTGTTCGGTTATTCCATTGTTCCTTCCTTTTGGTTCCTGTTACCCATTTCTCTCGTGCTTGGACTTGGTGCCGGTGCCATTGATTCCGCTCTCAACAACTATGTCGCAGTCCATTACAAGGCACGGCATATGTCGTTCCTTCATTGCTGTTGGGGACTTGGCGCTTCGATAGGGCCGTTGATTTTGTCAGCATTCCTTGCAAAGGGGAGCTGGCAGGCAGGATACAGGACTATCGCTTCCATCCAACTTTGCCTTGCTGCCGTACAGTTTGTTTCTATGCCGTTATGGAAAAGAAACCAACAGTGTGAAGTTAGGGGAGAAGTCTTGCAGGTTGCAGAAAGGAATTCCAAGACCATACCTTTGGCTTGTCTGGCTTTCTTTTTCTATTGTTCCTATGAAACGGGGAGTATCCTGTGGATTGCGACTTATTTTGTCAAGGTACTTGGTGCGGATCCTGTCTTTGCTGCAAAGGCTACTTCTGTCCTGTTTATTGGCATTACCGGTGGCAGATTCCTTTCTGGGCTTGTTTCTGATACGGTAGGTGTAGTCCGTATGATTTATATCGGTATTCTGCTTGCACTTTTGGCAACAATAGGTTTCCTGTTTGTCTCTGCTCTGTATGTTGCTTTGACTTTTGTTTTTCTGATAGGTCTTGGTATGGCTCCACTTTATCCTTCGATGATTCACCGTACGCCGCGCCGTTATGGGGCTGTGGATTCTCCTAGGGTAATAGGGCTGCAGATGGCCACTGCCTATGTCGGATCTTCAATAATGCCTCCTGTCATAGGTATCATATCTGTACGGGTAGGTTTCCGGATGCTTCCGATTATCGGTTTGGTCTGTCTTCTCTGTATGTTGGCCTGTACATGGATAGTGGAACATTCGAAGCCGATTCTTATCTGA
- a CDS encoding MATE family efflux transporter, giving the protein MTKDLTEGKPLPLILGFAFPALLGYLFQQFYSVVDTLIVGKSLGVEALAAVGSTGAVNFLIIGFCMGLCGGFSIPVAQKFGAKDYRTMRQYVVNSGYLSIVFAIVMTILTVIFCRPILEMMLTPADIIDDAVAYIRIIFWGIPLIILYNMVSSIIRALGDSRTPVLFLILASLLNIGLDLFFILVLGLGVAGAALATVISQGVSGIACFVFMLHKFDVLVFSIDDKKLRPYHFKTLCGVGVPMGLQYSITAIGSVILQASVNSLGSGAVAAVTAASRISMFFCTPFDSLGTTMATYGGQNTGANKLERLKSGVGGSSVIGLVYSIFAFLVMLRFGDKLSLLFLDVTEQTIVAEAHQFLVTISAFYFPLALINILRFMIQGMGYSRFAIFSGIFEMVARILVALFAVPVWGFSAVCYASPFAWILADMFLIPAFFACYRRLERKLNRIPE; this is encoded by the coding sequence ATGACAAAAGATTTGACTGAAGGAAAACCTTTGCCGCTTATTCTGGGATTTGCTTTCCCTGCGTTGCTTGGGTATCTGTTTCAGCAGTTTTACAGTGTGGTGGATACTTTGATAGTCGGTAAGAGCCTTGGAGTGGAGGCACTTGCTGCCGTCGGGTCAACAGGAGCTGTCAATTTCCTGATCATCGGATTCTGCATGGGACTGTGTGGTGGTTTTTCAATTCCCGTTGCACAGAAGTTCGGAGCCAAGGACTATCGGACGATGCGTCAGTATGTGGTTAATTCCGGCTACCTGTCCATAGTATTTGCAATCGTGATGACAATACTCACGGTTATTTTCTGTCGCCCGATTCTTGAGATGATGCTGACGCCGGCAGATATCATTGATGATGCGGTTGCTTATATCCGCATCATTTTCTGGGGAATTCCCTTGATCATTCTCTACAACATGGTTTCAAGCATCATCAGGGCGCTTGGAGACAGTCGGACTCCGGTATTGTTCCTTATCTTGGCATCTTTGCTGAATATCGGTTTGGACTTGTTCTTTATCCTGGTACTGGGGCTTGGGGTTGCAGGAGCTGCCTTGGCTACGGTGATCAGCCAAGGAGTATCGGGGATTGCTTGCTTTGTTTTCATGTTGCATAAGTTTGATGTCCTTGTATTTTCCATTGATGACAAGAAGTTGCGTCCTTATCATTTCAAGACATTGTGCGGGGTAGGGGTTCCGATGGGACTTCAGTACTCAATTACAGCTATCGGAAGCGTCATTCTGCAGGCATCCGTAAACTCTCTTGGTTCCGGTGCTGTAGCGGCTGTTACCGCTGCTTCCAGGATTTCCATGTTTTTCTGTACCCCGTTTGATTCCCTTGGAACGACCATGGCTACCTACGGTGGACAGAATACCGGTGCAAACAAACTGGAGAGGCTCAAGTCAGGAGTCGGAGGCAGTTCCGTGATAGGACTGGTCTATTCCATCTTTGCTTTTCTTGTCATGCTTCGCTTCGGTGACAAACTCAGCTTGCTTTTCCTTGATGTGACTGAACAGACGATTGTAGCTGAGGCACATCAGTTCCTCGTTACTATCAGCGCCTTCTATTTCCCTTTGGCTTTGATAAATATCCTTCGTTTCATGATACAGGGCATGGGATACAGCAGGTTTGCTATTTTCTCTGGCATCTTCGAAATGGTTGCGAGGATTCTTGTTGCTCTTTTTGCTGTGCCGGTATGGGGATTCAGTGCGGTCTGCTATGCTTCACCTTTTGCTTGGATACTGGCAGATATGTTCCTGATTCCGGCTTTCTTTGCCTGCTATCGCAGGCTTGAAAGGAAACTGAACAGGATACCGGAGTAA
- a CDS encoding ATP-binding protein, with amino-acid sequence MEIKRDEYLDKLIKREKNTLVKVITGIRRCGKSYLLFKLYRDYLIAKGIKEDHIVQIALDDLKNESLRDKHALYDYIKALIKDSDTYYVCLDEIQFVKDFSDLVNGLNHIDNVDLYVTGSNSKFLSSDILTELRGRSDEIRVYPLNFSEYCSAYDGSISQAWKEYYTYGGLPLILRMDDDTTRAEYLDSLFRKVYFSDILEHNRVQNESEVEELVDILASSIGSLTNPSKLAKTFQTVKHSRITDKTISRYISFFEDAFLLEKAKRYDVKGKAYIETPQKYYFTDVGLRNARLGFRQQEENHIMENIIYNELRVRGYRVDVGIVDFTETLPGGLRKHKQLEVDFIANRGGQKYYIQSAFEMSSQEKLKQERRPLLGIGDSFKKIIVVKDDIKLKRDDDGIITMGIWDFLLKKDSLEL; translated from the coding sequence ATGGAAATCAAAAGAGATGAATATCTGGATAAGCTTATCAAGCGTGAAAAAAATACACTGGTGAAAGTTATCACAGGAATAAGGAGATGTGGCAAATCATATTTGCTATTCAAGTTATATCGTGATTATCTTATCGCCAAAGGAATAAAAGAGGATCATATTGTCCAAATTGCCCTGGATGATTTAAAAAATGAATCGCTTCGGGACAAACATGCTCTTTATGATTACATAAAGGCTCTGATAAAGGATTCTGATACTTATTATGTCTGCTTGGATGAAATCCAGTTCGTAAAAGATTTTTCTGACCTTGTCAACGGACTCAATCATATTGACAATGTAGATCTGTATGTTACTGGAAGCAACTCGAAATTTCTTTCCAGCGATATCCTTACTGAGTTACGGGGGCGCAGTGATGAGATTCGTGTATATCCTTTGAATTTTTCAGAATATTGCAGTGCCTATGACGGTTCCATATCACAAGCATGGAAGGAATATTACACGTATGGTGGGCTTCCTCTGATCCTTAGGATGGATGACGATACTACTCGGGCTGAATATCTTGATTCTCTTTTCAGAAAGGTCTATTTCAGCGATATCCTGGAACATAACAGGGTTCAGAATGAAAGCGAAGTTGAAGAGCTTGTAGATATCCTGGCTTCCTCGATAGGTTCTCTGACCAATCCAAGCAAACTTGCAAAGACGTTTCAAACGGTCAAGCATAGTAGGATTACTGATAAGACAATCAGCAGGTATATCAGTTTTTTTGAAGATGCTTTTTTGTTGGAGAAAGCCAAGCGGTATGACGTGAAAGGCAAGGCATATATTGAAACTCCGCAAAAATATTACTTTACCGATGTCGGACTGCGGAATGCCAGGTTGGGATTTCGACAACAGGAAGAAAATCATATAATGGAGAACATTATCTACAATGAGCTTAGGGTCCGAGGGTATCGGGTAGATGTCGGTATCGTGGATTTTACAGAAACCCTGCCTGGAGGTTTACGGAAACATAAGCAGCTTGAGGTAGATTTCATTGCGAATCGAGGAGGGCAGAAATACTATATTCAATCCGCTTTTGAAATGTCTTCGCAGGAAAAATTGAAGCAGGAACGCCGTCCATTGCTTGGAATCGGTGATTCATTCAAAAAGATCATTGTGGTCAAGGATGACATCAAGTTGAAGAGAGATGATGATGGTATCATCACCATGGGGATTTGGGACTTTCTTTTGAAGAAGGATAGCTTGGAGCTTTGA
- a CDS encoding class I SAM-dependent methyltransferase: MNVGHHRGAIWSLQFFPIKNHDRLLDIGCGGGRNISIMAKKTQNTVFGLDYSIASINKAKKYNKKAIANGSVKIALGDVSQLPFSSDTFDGVTAFETVYFWPDLTQNFAEVAKVLKTGGHFMVANEAYAEKDTRLWKKYIDLQIYSPTEIADTMEQTGFSSIETHIHANGKWFVVVGTK; encoded by the coding sequence ATGAATGTAGGACATCATAGAGGTGCCATATGGTCCTTGCAGTTTTTCCCTATCAAAAACCATGACCGTCTGCTGGATATCGGCTGTGGCGGAGGTCGGAATATCAGCATAATGGCAAAGAAAACCCAAAATACTGTTTTTGGCCTAGATTATTCGATAGCCAGCATCAACAAAGCAAAGAAATATAATAAGAAAGCAATAGCAAACGGCAGTGTAAAGATTGCCTTAGGCGATGTCTCCCAATTGCCTTTCTCTTCTGATACTTTTGATGGTGTTACAGCTTTCGAGACAGTCTATTTCTGGCCTGACCTCACCCAAAATTTTGCAGAAGTGGCCAAAGTGTTGAAAACCGGTGGACACTTCATGGTAGCAAATGAAGCCTATGCGGAAAAAGATACAAGACTATGGAAGAAATATATCGACCTACAGATATATTCGCCCACTGAAATCGCCGATACAATGGAACAAACCGGTTTCAGTTCCATAGAAACGCATATCCATGCAAATGGAAAATGGTTCGTTGTCGTCGGTACAAAGTAA
- a CDS encoding pyridoxal phosphate-dependent aminotransferase, which translates to MPETSNRTHGFTESVIRRMTRVANRYGSINLSQGFPDFDPPMQLQKALSKIAFKGPHQYAVTWGSQTFREALAKKQAYFSGRQVNPDKEIVVTCGSTEAMMAAMLSVVNPGDKVVVFSPFYENYGADAILSGAIPIYVPLVPPQFSFDKEVLAKAFEQHPKALILCNPSNPTGKVFTRSELDYIADLAKKHDVWVITDEVYEHIVYEPYKHIHFATLPDMWDRTITCSSLSKTYSITGWRLGYVIGPEKAMDSIKKVHDFLTVGAAAPLQEAAVAGLELPPSYYTDLLSAYTKKRDVFLSYLDQIQLPYTRPQGAYYVLVDISQFDSHDDTRFCEWLAKEVGVAAVPGSSFFREPVHNLIRFHFAKQEGTLHAAGKRLLKLRDIWKEKGYTI; encoded by the coding sequence ATGCCAGAAACAAGCAACAGAACACACGGTTTTACCGAGTCAGTCATACGCCGCATGACCCGCGTGGCAAACAGATACGGAAGCATCAATCTTTCGCAGGGCTTCCCTGATTTCGATCCTCCCATGCAACTGCAGAAAGCCCTTTCCAAGATTGCATTCAAGGGTCCCCATCAGTACGCAGTGACCTGGGGATCACAGACATTCAGGGAAGCCTTGGCAAAAAAGCAAGCATACTTCAGTGGACGGCAAGTCAATCCTGACAAGGAAATCGTAGTTACCTGCGGATCAACCGAAGCCATGATGGCTGCAATGCTTTCTGTAGTGAACCCTGGCGACAAGGTAGTTGTCTTTTCTCCCTTCTATGAAAACTATGGAGCAGATGCCATACTCAGCGGAGCAATTCCCATCTATGTGCCTCTGGTTCCTCCTCAATTCTCATTTGACAAGGAAGTACTTGCAAAGGCCTTTGAGCAGCATCCGAAGGCCCTCATTCTCTGCAACCCAAGCAACCCGACGGGAAAGGTCTTTACCCGAAGCGAACTTGACTACATTGCAGACCTTGCAAAGAAACATGATGTATGGGTAATTACAGACGAAGTATATGAACACATCGTCTACGAACCATACAAGCACATTCATTTTGCAACATTGCCTGACATGTGGGATCGGACGATCACCTGCAGTTCCCTGTCAAAAACCTACTCCATCACAGGATGGCGGCTAGGCTATGTAATCGGCCCTGAAAAGGCCATGGACAGCATCAAGAAAGTCCATGATTTCCTCACCGTCGGAGCCGCAGCACCATTGCAGGAAGCAGCAGTAGCAGGTCTGGAGCTTCCCCCTTCCTACTATACCGACCTCCTTTCGGCTTATACAAAGAAACGTGATGTCTTCCTCTCATACCTGGATCAGATACAATTGCCTTATACCCGTCCCCAGGGAGCTTACTACGTCCTGGTAGATATCAGCCAATTTGACAGCCATGATGATACGCGTTTTTGCGAGTGGCTTGCCAAGGAAGTCGGCGTAGCCGCAGTCCCTGGGTCCAGTTTCTTCAGGGAACCAGTACACAACCTCATCAGGTTCCATTTTGCAAAACAGGAAGGAACACTCCATGCTGCAGGCAAGAGATTGCTCAAGCTAAGAGATATCTGGAAAGAGAAAGGTTATACCATCTGA